The following proteins are co-located in the Saccharomycodes ludwigii strain NBRC 1722 chromosome V, whole genome shotgun sequence genome:
- a CDS encoding uridine permease (similar to Saccharomyces cerevisiae YBL042C | FUI1 | 5-FlUorourIdine resistance): protein MTLLKSLKSHHPSDSDIESAFDPFNHPFVGDNIDQQLADKKIEEVEIKNTVSTPSTYKENKIKNFFEKLIDFLEVKQHHNDTANNCKAESVVESFLYNDDLAPVEKGRRVWGWKQYVFFWISGSFNVNTWQISSTGIQMGLNWWCTWICIWIGYICVAVFVVLGSRIGNFYHIAFPISSRISFGVYFSLWIVLNRVVMAVVWFSTMNYIGSQCVQLMLMSIFGTDLQTRIKNTIYGQNITTFEFMCYMLFWGGELIFLWWQPHQLRYLFTFKSVITPFAAFAFLIWSLKKANGHVAMGSLTEVHPTGAILGWNFVRSIMSAMDNFSTLILNAPDFSRYARTPKSSIYSQMFILPLMYSIISIIGILVTASAYTLYGVNYWSPLDVLGRFLEHQSKGDRGGVFLISFAFAIAQLGTNIASNSISAGTDMTALFPKFINIRRGSYICAALSLAICPWNLMASSSKFTTALAAYAVFLSSIAGVIAADYYVVRKGYIKLVHCYSNKKDSLYMYGNKYGTNWRAVVAYILGIVPNFPGFIGSLGPTVPIGAMRVYYLNYFVGYLTSFLIYCILCYYFPFNGMPKGVKFFDRTKFFERWVEVEDFAQRRKLYIEEGIDDDDEFEDADDNVAKTSGVEVMNGNGEFEDTTKKTGFFAKIIKISSNTSSSSNSQTGE from the coding sequence atgaCGTTGCtaaaatctttaaaatcTCATCACCCCAGTGATTCCGATATAGAGTCTGCCTTTGATCCTTTTAATCACCCTTTTGTAGGCGATAATATCGACCAGCAGTTAGCGGATAAGAAAATCGAAGAggttgaaattaaaaatactgTTTCTACTCCCTCTACctataaagaaaacaaaattaaaaatttttttgaaaagctAATTGACTTTTTGGAAGTCAAACAACATCATAACGACACTGCTAATAATTGTAAGGCTGAAAGTGTTGTTGAAAGTTTTTTGTATAACGACGATTTAGCTCCAGTTGAAAAAGGAAGACGTGTATGGGGTTGGAAACAATATGTTTTCTTTTGGATTAGTGGTTCCTTCAACGTTAACACATGGCAAATTTCTTCCACAGGGATACAAATGGGATTGAATTGGTGGTGTACTTGGATCTGTATTTGGATTGGTTATATCTGTGTTGCCGTTTTTGTTGTCTTAGGTTCAAGAATTGGTAATTTCTATCATATTGCTTTCCCTATTTCTTCAAGAATATCATTTGGGGTTTACTTTTCTCTATGGATTGTTTTGAATCGTGTAGTCATGGCTGTTGTTTGGTTCAGTACAATGAATTATATTGGTAGTCAATGTGTTCAATTAATGCTAATGTCTATTTTTGGTACTGACTTACAAACGAGAATCAAAAATACCATTTATGGTCAAAACATTACCACTTTTGAATTCATGTGTTATATGTTATTTTGGGGTGGTGaattaatctttttatGGTGGCAACCACATCAATTGCGTTATTTGTTTACATTCAAGTCGGTTATCACACCATTTGCTGCTTTTGCTTTCTTAATTTGGAGTTTGAAAAAGGCAAATGGTCACGTAGCTATGGGTTCTTTAACTGAAGTTCATCCTACCGGTGCTATTTTAGGCTGGAATTTTGTTAGAAGTATAATGAGTGCCATGGATAATTTCTCTACCCTAATTTTAAATGCTCCTGATTTTTCAAGATATGCTAGAACGCCCAAATCTTCAATTTACTCAcaaatgtttattttaccCTTGATGTACtctattatttctattatcGGTATTTTGGTTACTGCTTCTGCATACACATTATATGGTGTTAATTATTGGTCTCCTTTAGATGTTTTGGGGAGATTTTTAGAGCATCAATCCAAAGGTGATCGCGGTGGtgtttttttgatttctttTGCATTTGCCATTGCTCAATTGGGTACTAACATTGCATCCAATTCTATTAGTGCAGGTACGGATATGACCGCCTTATTTCCTAAATTCATTAATATCAGAAGAGGATCCTATATATGTGCTGCTTTATCATTAGCTATTTGTCCTTGGAATTTAATGGCGTCGTCTTCCAAATTCACAACAGCTTTGGCCGCATATGCAGTATTTTTAAGTTCCATCGCAGGCGTTATTGCTGCTGATTACTATGTTGTCAGAAAAGGTTATATCAAATTAGTCCATTGCTATTCGAATAAAAAGGATTCGCTGTATATGTATGGAAATAAGTATGGTACTAATTGGAGAGCCGTCGTTGCCTACATTTTGGGTATTGTTCCAAATTTCCCTGGGTTTATTGGTAGTCTTGGTCCTACAGTTCCAATTGGTGCCATGAgggtttattatttgaattattttgttggaTATCTAACCagttttttgatttattgtATTTTGTGCTATTATTTCCCCTTCAATGGTATGCCTAAAGgtgtaaaattttttgatagaactaaattttttgaaaggTGGGTTGAAGTGGAAGATTTTGcacaaagaagaaaattatatattgaGGAAGGTAtcgatgatgatgacgaaTTTGAAGATGCTGATGATAATGTTGCTAAAACTTCTGGTGTTGAAGTTATGAATGGTAATGGTGAGTTTGAAGATACCACGAAAAAAACAGGATTTTTTgccaaaattattaaaataagtAGCAACACCTCCTCTTCAAGTAATTCTCAAACTGGAGAATAA